GACCGGGCTCGATACGCTCTGGAATGATCCCCAGCCGTAGCCACCAGATCGACAACTGTGACAGCCCTCCACGGCCTGTGCTGGCAAACGGCACTCCGTTGTCAGTACGGATCCGCTCAGGCAAACCATACTCGCGAAACACCCGTTCGAACGTCTCCTGGGTCTCCTTGAAATTGGTGCTGGGCATGCTCTGACAGGCAAGTAAGAAGCGACTGGCATGGTCCATGATTGTTAGCGGATAACACCATACGCCCGCGCCTGTCAGGTACTGGCCTTTGTAGTCAGCACTGAAAAGCTGATTAGGCACATCTGCCTTGCGTAACGGTTTTGGATAGACAGCAACTCTTGGCCGCAAGGGGCGCGACGTGATCAGATCAGCCGCTTTAAGGATGTTATAAATAGTCGTTTTCGAGGGCGGATCCTGGCCCGGAAAACGCTTTATCAAATCACTCTGGATTTTTTTCGGACCAGGGATTGTCTCGCCTATAGAACGAAGTTCGATAATCGCCTGCTTTACCGCCAAAGGCACCACATAAGTCTGGTGGTGCCGACGACGACTACGCTCATCAAGCCCACTGGGGCCTTCTGCTTTGTATCGCTCGACCCACTTGTAGCCGGTCTTTCGGCTGATTTCATAGTCTCGACATAGCTGGCTAAGGCTGTGTTTTCCAGTCAGATATTCAGCGACAAACATCACTTTGAGGTCCATAGGTTTCAGCTCTTTCCAGGGCATGGTCAGATCCTCACGAAATCGACCCTGCCAGTTAAAAACTGTTACCTATGTGCGTGAACTGATTTGTAACCCATGTGGGTGAGTCATACCGCGAGGACTTTTTGGTTACCTTTTTGGTCCTTCAAAAAGTGACCCGCCGTCAGGGCGGAACCATAAGCCGCCGTGACCTAAATAACGGATATGCCCCCTCCCAAGATAAAACAGCCCTACACCCCAAACGCCAATATTCGTGTAGAGGCCAATGCTGCGATAAGGCCCTCACTCCACCCGAGTTTCCCCTGTGTACACCAAAGTGTGCCGACACCGCCTGCACAAATACCGCCGCCCCTGATTCACCAACCCATGCCTCTGGGCCGAAAACGGGAAATCACTGTCGGCACACGGGCAACGGTAGATATACCGGGTCACCTGGCGGCGCTTGATCTCGTAAGTGTGGCAACGATCCGGCGGCAGTTCGTAAACCCCGCGCATGATCAACTGCCATTCCTCGCCATGGGGCTGGATGCGCTCGCCAAACAATTGGTGGGCGATCAGGTGCGCCACCTCATGGGCCACAGTCTGCTTGAGGAAGTGTTGGCTGTTTTCGCGGTACAACTGTGGGTTGAAGCGCAGCAGGTTCTCGTGCAAATGCGCGACACCGGCCTTCTGGCCCCGCAGCTTGAGGCTGACCTGGGGGCGTTTGAAGCTTCGTTTAAAAAAGGATTCGGCTTGTAGGAAACAATCTTCGACGCGGGTA
The window above is part of the Pseudomonas sp. KBS0710 genome. Proteins encoded here:
- a CDS encoding SprT family zinc-dependent metalloprotease, coding for MPEQLNTRVEDCFLQAESFFKRSFKRPQVSLKLRGQKAGVAHLHENLLRFNPQLYRENSQHFLKQTVAHEVAHLIAHQLFGERIQPHGEEWQLIMRGVYELPPDRCHTYEIKRRQVTRYIYRCPCADSDFPFSAQRHGLVNQGRRYLCRRCRHTLVYTGETRVE
- a CDS encoding integrase core domain-containing protein, whose translation is MPWKELKPMDLKVMFVAEYLTGKHSLSQLCRDYEISRKTGYKWVERYKAEGPSGLDERSRRRHHQTYVVPLAVKQAIIELRSIGETIPGPKKIQSDLIKRFPGQDPPSKTTIYNILKAADLITSRPLRPRVAVYPKPLRKADVPNQLFSADYKGQYLTGAGVWCYPLTIMDHASRFLLACQSMPSTNFKETQETFERVFREYGLPERIRTDNGVPFASTGRGGLSQLSIWWLRLGIIPERIEPGRPDQNGRHERMHRTLKSTLPNPPAVAWESQQKHFDRFIQHYNYERGHEALSQKTPASCYSPSPRAYPEKLPEMGYASHIECYRTDSNGMIYRSGLRIYVGHLLKYQTIGMEMLSDDVWAVIFGPVILGQVDARKADKDGYISLKVLPM